Proteins encoded together in one Drosophila albomicans strain 15112-1751.03 chromosome 2R, ASM965048v2, whole genome shotgun sequence window:
- the LOC117574876 gene encoding DNA polymerase theta → MAFSQSFDFGESTFMNLENDVKSTTNNGGNVKPNGLEIIQESPPTFKTKSQRITNRSSVSQRQHFRRSKSDTKIGTTSRVPNASCEQYSDYFKDDFSYDKMEVKTNRKDLEQPTKAEESLMRVSQIQADLEEAGLFEDGTEDVFEAQICSEDVFGTETEPETEPIKSRSNSPIKLMENLDESSFLCPARDAQASQQLQQDLRRSHCELTKQSIYQSQEVALKSTQNLSSMSPSQLRLSPNSPANVSEPAPILDLNALKLISAWNLPHSVLNEYKKKGVLQMFDWQVECLSNPKVLFEHSNLVYSAPTSAGKTLVSEILLLKTVLERSKKVLLILPFISVVREKMFYLQDLLTPAGYRVEGFFGGYTPPGGFESIHVAICTIEKANSIINKLLEQGKLDEIGTIVVDEVHLISDAGRGYILELLLAKVLYMSRKNALQIQVITMSATLANVHLLQHWLNAELYVTNYRPVALQEMIKVGNKIYDNQLRFMRDISRMSAVPPLGNDSDQVAQLCIETLLEGCSVVVFCPSKDWCENLAVQLATAMHALIKSDSSVAKQLRSHLNTEAIEDVKRQLRDIPTGLDAVLSKAITYGCAFHHAGLTTEERDIVEASFKAGALKVIVATSTLSSGVNLPARRVLIRSPLFGGKQMSSLTYRQMIGRAGRTGKDTLGESILICTESNARMGKELVTAQLKPIRSCLDMDSSTHLKRALLEVISSGVASTREDIDNFVNCTLLSAQSSLGEEQAQEEQQHEDDSNHINDALDFLIEYEFVRLQTDEEADKQNYVATRLGTACLASSMPPTDGLILFAELQKSRRCFVLESELHAVYLVTPYSVCYQLQDVDWLLYLDMWEKLNPAMKKVGELVGVKEAFLVRAMRGQTKLDYKLMQIHKRFYTALALQELVNETPINVVAHKFKCGRGMLQSLQQMASTFAGIVTAFCNSLQWSTLSLVVSQFKDRLYFGIHRDLIDLMRLPDLSHKRARALYDAGITSLVELANVDMLALEQVLFNSLSFDSAKQHDNENALEAEQRNSARNFFITGKAGMTVAEAAKFLISEARQFVQYEIGVGNIQWTQEKANTKADTSSIPKDTSARVEEIHMSVEEEKLQSSLKRKSTESVESPRKVRKLNPEVTESNKLQKIAKESVRVDMNTAAKLKQSNSREPQEHSKKTTQSNKPDDLPSIGLNKPLEKYKKSEQIVKVEANKLHTMTISKPLEKTKESVPLRAEAKKETHQNPSVNSSSKVAPLKGSISAPRPITMNKPPQQSPQIKTDPKKEEITKPEQTVPRVSTPKPAQVASTPSTKTPFSEHNRIDSIVKPTVETVEKPSTSEACRKELLKKQMEERRLEAMMKINKRRAEMENIRQGLPSKTPMETIAGATPPMPKINSNKENNVENRQSTGFKTPISSNVNTTPIRAKTTQNTKSNSNSKNKTPTQLPRRSPRNHQGSNTPTAPSQPNKSSAVEQDLFTGDDSFMLSTGLTAALDAVDNKPQADADEIPSSQPKESNNSRMLTPHSSRLMRSYQLRSERKSATPQPPPQSAKQQPPPEPADEPSSNTGSSIELSNLSMENSLIKHPLQLNASHIMSCSKTEDNASNFSSIDIIDICGNRQLFQQTFEELHKASRCGFSIGLQAQAGKRKPLIGANLLINQVAAAEQRAAAAGTEILFQVDDSSFVAGVAFSLADNVVYYMNLQSEEPHLISKDTKVKELCKLLERQELTLLMHDGKEQLKTLRHAVPEVHKISASLEDPKVGNWLLQPDRTLSFQNMCQQFAPECTALCNLCGSGRGYSSYGLDASSAIMPKVRASIEACITVHILNGQIENLERIGTGQLLKFFRRVEMPIQLSLVNMECVGFPAKEHRLQLLFQQMLGTMKKLENKIYELHGSRFNLGATQAVAKVLGLHRKNNGRFSTSRQILEKIDSPISQLILHYRKLSMLLSKNMQPLLKCSQANRVHGQSITYTATGRISMTEPNLQNVAKDFVVEINKEKINISCRSAFAPMDPKRCLISADFCQLEMRILAHLSQDKALLKVMNSPQDLFTAIAAHWNKIAESEVSEHLRNGTKQICYGIVYGMGMRSLAESLQCTEQEAQMISEQFHLTYTGIREYTTRVVKFARNNGYVETITGRRRYLDHINSGEPQLKKQAERQAVNSSIQGSAADIAKQAILSMEKSIERYGQKLGLAENAVNFVLHIHDELIFEVPVEKAKKVAKILSLTMENCVKINVPLKVKLRIGRSWGELQEVKV, encoded by the exons ATGGCTTTCTCGCAGTCTTTTGACTTTGGCGAGAGCACATTTATGAACTTGGAGAATGATGTGAAGAGCACTACAAACAACGGAGGAAACGTTAAGCCGAATGGATTGGAAATTATACAAGAGTCGCCGCCAACCTTTAAAACCAAGTCGCAGCGCATTACAAATCGGTCGAGTGTTTCACAACGTCAACATTTCCGACGTAGCAAATCCGATACCAAGATAGGCACAACGTCGAGAGTTCCCAATGCCAGCTGTGAGCAATACTCCGACTACTTTAAAGATGACTTTTCGTATGATAAAATGGAGGTAAAGACTAATCGAAAGGATCTGGAGCAGCCAACGAAAGCAGAGGAGTCTTTAATGCGTGTGTCGCAAATCCAGGCCGATCTGGAAGAGGCAGGATTATTTGAAGACGGCACTGAGGATGTTTTTGAAGCACAAATCTGCTCAGAAGATGTCTTCGGTACCGAAACTGAACCAGAAACAGAACCTATAAAGAGCAGAAGCAATTCGCCCATTAAATTAATGGAGAATCTCGATGAAAGCAGCTTCCTCTGCCCAGCAAGAGATGCGCAGGCTtcacaacaactgcaacaggaTTTACGACGTAGTCATTGTGAGTTGACCAAACAAAGTATCTATCAAAGCCAAGAAGTCGCACTAAAATCAACGCAGAACTTGAGTAGTATGTCACCAAGTCAACTACGTCTCTCCCCCAACAGTCCCGCAAACGTAAGTGAACCAGCCCCAATTTTAGATTTGAATGCACTTAAGCTAATCTCGGCCTGGAATCTGCCGCACAGTGTGCTCAACGAGTACAAAAAGAAGGGCGTCTTGCAGATGTTCGACTGGCAGGTGGAATGCCTCAGCAATCCAAAAGTGCTCTTCGAACACTCAAATCTTGTTTATTCCGCTCCTACATCAGCGGGCAAAACGCTGGTCAGTGAAATCTTGTTGCTAAAAACTGTGCTGGAGCGCAGCAAGAAGGTGCTACTCATTCTGCCCTTTATCTCAGTAGTGCGCGAGAAAATGTTCTATCTGCAGGATTTGCTGACACCCGCTGGTTATCGCGTCGAAGGTTTCTTTGGAGGCTACACCCCACCCGGTGGCTTCGAGAGCATCCATGTGGCCATCTGCACTATTGAGAAGGCCAATTCCATTATTAACAAGCTGCTGGAGCAGGGTAAACTCGATGAGATTGGCACGATTGTAGTGGACGAGGTGCATCTCATATCGGATGCAGGGCGTGGCTATATcttggagctgctgctggctaAGGTGCTGTACATGTCACGCAAGAATGCTCTTCAAATCCAAGTGATTACCATGTCCGCCACATTGGCGAATGTGCATCTCCTGCAGCATTGGCTAAACGCTGAGCTCTACGTGACCAACTATCGTCCTGTGGCGCTGCAAGAGATGATCAAGGTGGGCAACAAGATCTATGACAATCAGTTGCGTTTCATGCGCGACATTAGCCGCATGTCGGCGGTGCCGCCACTTGGCAACGATAGCGATCAGGTTGCACAGTTGTGCATCGAAACGCTGCTCGAGGGCTGCTCCGTTGTTGTCTTTTGCCCCTCGAAGGATTGGTGCGAAAATCTGGCGGTGCAGCTGGCCACAGCAATGCATGCACTAATCAAAAGCGACAGCAGCGTGGCGAAGCAACTGCGTTCGCATCTCAACACGGAAGCTATTGAGGATGTGAAGCGGCAACTACGGGATATTCCAACGg GTCTCGATGCGGTCTTGTCCAAAGCGATTACATATGGCTGCGCCTTTCATCATGCTGGACTTACCACTGAGGAGCGAGACATTGTGGAGGCCAGCTTTAAAGCAGGCGCCTTGAAAGTCATTGTCGCCACCAGTACTTTGAGTTCAGGAGTTAATCTACCAGCACGACGCGTGCTCATACGTTCACCCTTGTTTGGCGGCAAGCAGATGAGCTCCTTGACCTATCGGCAGATGATTGGTCGTGCAGGACGCACTGGCAAGGATACTCTTGGCGAGTCTATACTAATCTGCACAGAGAGCAATGCACGCATGGGCAAGGAGCTAGTGACGGCTCAATTAAAGCCAATTAGATCCTGCCTGGACATGGATAGCAGC ACGCATCTCAAGCGAGCGTTGCTCGAAGTCATTTCGTCTGGTGTGGCGAGCACCAGAGAGGACATTGATAACTTTGTCAATTGCACACTGCTAAGTGCTCAGAGTTCATTGGGTGAGGAGCAAGCGCAAGAGGAACAGCAGCACGAGGACGATTCAAATCATATTAACGATGCCTTGGATTTCCTCATCGAATATGAGTTTGTACGCCTGCAAACAGATGAGGAAGCGGACAAGCAGAACTATGTAGCCACAAGACTAGGCACGGCCTGCTTAGCTTCATCGATGCCACCAACCGATGGTCTAATTCTCTTTGCCGAGCTGCAAAAGTCACGTCGATGTTTTGTGCTTGAATCAGAGCTACATGCTGTTTACTTGGTGACGCCTTATTCCGTATGCTATCAGCTACAAGATGTTGACTGGTTGCTCTATCTGGACATGTGGGAGAAACTTAACCCGGCCATGAAAAAGGTTGGTGAGCTGGTGGGCGTCAAGGAGGCGTTCCTGGTGCGTGCTATGCGCGGACAAACAAAGCTGGACTACAAACTAATGCAGATCCACAAACG CTTCTACACAGCCTTGGCACTGCAGGAGCTGGTCAACGAGACGCCCATCAACGTGGTGGCCCACAAATTCAAATGTGGCCGCGGTATGCTTCAAAGTCTTCAGCAGATGGCCTCAACATTTGCTGGCATTGTGACTGCATTTTGCAACTCGTTGCAATGGTCGACACTTTCCCTGGTTGTCTCACAGTTCAAGGATCGCTTGTACTTTGGCATACATCGAGATCTTATCGATTTGATGCGACTGCCAGACTTGAGCCACAAACGGGCTAGAGCGCTTTACGATGCGGGTATCACGAGCCTTGTGGAGCTGGCTAACGTCGATATGCTAGCTCTGGAGCAGGTGCTGTTCAACTCCCTAAGCTTTGATTCTGCCAAGCAGCATGATAATGAAAATGCTCTTGAAGCTGAGCAACGGAATTCAGCAAGAAACTTCTTCATAACAGGGAAAGCTGGCATGACAGTCGCGGAAGCTGCTAAATTTCTCATTTCCGAGGCGCGACAGTTTGTACAATATGAAATTGGTGTTGGAAATATACAGTGGACACAAGAAAAGGCAAATACCAAGGCCGATACAAGTTCTATACCAAAAGATACTAGTGCGAGAGTCGAGGAAATTCATATGTCAGTGGAAGAGGAAAAGCTGCAGAGCTCCCTCAAACGCAAGTCTACAGAGAGCGTAGAGTCGCCACGCAAAGTGCGCAAGCTTAATCCCGAAGTAACTGAATCCAATAAATTGCAGAAGATTGCCAAGGAGAGTGTAAGGGTGGACATGAATACTGCAGCCAAATTGAAGCAGTCTAATTCTAGAGAGCCACAGGAACACTCTAAAAAGACTACACAAAGCAATAAGCCCGATGACTTGCCCAGCATTGGACTGAATAAACCTCTAGAAAAGTATAAGAAGAGCGAGCAAATAGTCAAAGTTGAAGCCAATAAGTTGCACACGATGACAATAAGCAAACCTCTGGAAAAGACTAAGGAAAGTGTTCCACTAAGGGCTGAAGCAAAGAAAGAAACTCATCAGAATCCTTCAGTGAATTCATCATCAAAAGTAGCCCCATTAAAGGGAAGTATATCAGCTCCAAGACCAATTACAATGAACAAACCTCCGCAGCAGAGCccacaaataaaaacagacccaaagaaagaagaaataacGAAGCCTGAACAGACTGTTCCAAGGGTTTCCACCCCAAAGCCTGCACAAGTCGCAAGCACTCCATCAACAAAAACCCCATTTTCAGAACATAATCGAATCGACTCAATTGTCAAACCTACAGTAGAAACGGTAGAGAAACCTAGCACAAGCGAAGCCTGCCGCAAAGAGCTGTTGAAAAAGCAAATGGAGGAGCGACGACTCGAAGCAATGATGAAAATCAACAAGCGTCGCGccgaaatggaaaatatacGGCAAGGATTGCCCAGTAAAACTCCAATGGAGACGATAGCTGGTGCCACGCCGCCAATGCCAAAGATTAACAGCAATAAAGAGAACAATGTTGAGAACAGGCAAAGTACAGGATTCAAGACACCAATCAGCAGCAATGTCAACACAACACCAATCAGAGCAAAGACTACGCAGAACActaaaagcaacagcaatagcaaaaacaaGACGCCAACGCAACTACCACGACGTAGTCCAAGAAATCATCAGGGTTCCAATACCCCGACGGCACCCAGTCAACCAAACAAATCATCTGCTGTTGAGCAGGATCTATTTACGGGAGATGACTCCTTTATGCTGAGCACAGGTCTCACAGCAGCACTCGATGCGGTCGATAACAAGCCACAAGCGGATGCAGATGAGATACCTAGCTCTCAGCCAAAGGAGTCGAACAACAGTCGCATGCTTACGCCGCATTCTTCTCGCTTAATGCGTTCCTATCAGTTGCGTTCGGAGCGCAAGTCAGCGACACCGCAGCCACCACCACAATCTGCAAAGCAGCAACCGCCGCCTGAGCCAGCAGATGAACCATCATCGAATACTGGCTCTTCTATTGAGCTGTCCAACTTGTCGATGGAAAACTCGCTAATAAAGCATCCGTTGCAGCTGAATGCATCGCATATCATGAGCTGCTCCAAGACGGAGGATAACGCATCCAATTTTAGCAGCATCGACATCATTGACATATGCGGCAATCGGCAATTGTTTCAGCAGACCTTTGAGGAGCTGCACAAGGCGTCGCGCTGTGGTTTCAGCATTGGATTGCAGGCTCAGGCTGGCAAAAGAAAACCATTGATTGGTGCCAATCTGTTGATTAATCAAGTGGCCGCAGCTGAACAAcgcgcagctgctgctggtacTGAGATACTCTTCCAGGTGGACGACAGCTCGTTTGTGGCTGGTGTCGCCTTTAGTCTGGCTGACAATGTTGTTTACTACATGAATCTACAATCGGAAGAACCGCATCTGATCAGCAAAGACACTAAAGTGAAGGAACTGTGCAAATTATTGGAGCGACAGGAGCTGACATTGCTAATGCACGATGGCAAGGAGCAGCTAAAGACACTGCGTCATGCTGTGCCAGAAGTGCATAAGATTAGCGCCAGCCTGGAGGACCCCAAGGTGGGCAACTGGCTGCTGCAGCCCGACAGAACCCTAAGCTTTCAAAATAtg TGCCAGCAGTTTGCGCCAGAGTGCACAGCGCTGTGCAATCTTTGCGGCAGTGGACGTGGCTATAGCAGCTATGGACTAGATGCAAGTAGTGCCATAATGCCCAAGGTGCGTGCCTCCATCGAGGCCTGCATCACGGTGCACATACTCAATGGACAGATTGAAAATTTGGAGCGCATCGGAACAGGACAACTGCTCAAGTTCTTTAGAA GAGTTGAGATGCCCATACAGCTGTCGCTGGTCAACATGGAATGCGTGGGCTTTCCGGCCAAAGAGCATCGATTGCAGCTACTCTTTCAACAGATGCTTGGCACAATGAAGAAGCTTGAGAATAAAATCTACGAGTTACACGGCTCACGGTTTAATTTGGGCGCAACGCAGGCTGTGGCCAAGGTGCTGGGTCTGCATCGCAAGAACAACGGACGCTTCAGCACATCTCGTCAGATACTCGAGAAAATAGACTCGCCCATATCGCAGCTGATACTTCACTACCGCAAGCTAAGCATGCTTCTCTCCAAAAACATGCAACCGCTGCTCAAATGCTCTCAGGCAAATCGAGTGCATGGTCAGAGCATTACCTACACTGCCACTGGACGCATATCTATGACGGAGCCCAATCTACAGAATGTGGCCAAGGACTTTGTAgttgaaataaacaaagagAAGATTAACATCTCGTGTCGCAGCGCTTTTGCACCCATGGATCCAAAGCGTTGTCTCATCTCGGCAGACTTTTGTCAACTAGAAATGCGTATATTGGCACATTTGTCGCAGGACAAAGCACTACTAAAGGTGATGAACTCGCCGCAAGATCTGTTCACAGCCATTGCGGCGCATTGGAATAAGATAGCTGAATCGGAAGTATCGGAGCATCTACGTAACGGCACCAAACAGATTTGCTATGGCATTGTTTATGGCATGGGCATGCGCAGCTTGGCTGAATCACTTCAGTGCACCGAACAAGAGGCGCAGATGATATCCGAGCAGTTCCATCTAACATATACTGGCATTAG GGAGTACACAACGAGAGTTGTCAAGTTTGCCCGAAACAATGGTTACGTTGAGACAATAACAGGTCGTCGACGATATCTGGACCACATCAATAGTGGTGAACCGCAGTTAAAAA AACAAGCCGAGCGTCAAGCAGTCAATTCATCGATTCAAGGCTCAGCTGCAGATATTGCCAAACAGGCGATCTTAAGCATGGAGAAGAGCATTGAACGTTATGGCCAGAAGCTTGGCTTGGCGGAGAATGCTGTTAATTTTGTGCTGCATATACACGACGAACTCATCTTTGAGGTGCCCGTGGAGAAAGCAAAGAAagttgcaaaaattttaagtCTCACAATGGAGAATTgtgtgaaaataaatgtacCGCTCAAAGTAAAACTCAGAATAGGACGCAGCTGGGGTGAGCTGCAGGAAGTCAAAGTTTAg
- the LOC117574877 gene encoding LOW QUALITY PROTEIN: rhodanese domain-containing protein CG4456 (The sequence of the model RefSeq protein was modified relative to this genomic sequence to represent the inferred CDS: inserted 1 base in 1 codon), producing the protein MATYEEVKDIPNQSDKYLIDVRNKSELXEAGTLPASINIPMPDLENALNLSDADFESSYGRAKPSTDAVVIFSCKAGGRAARAANLAKTLGFTNAKPYRGSWTEWAQKEGK; encoded by the exons atggcCACTTACGAGGAAGTTAAGGACATTCCCAACCAGTCggacaaatatttaattgatgtGCGCAACAAGTCAGAGC GAGAGGCAGGAACTTTACCAGCTAGCATTAACATTCCTA TGCCTGATTTGGAGAATGCTTTGAACTTGAGCGACGCTGACTTTGAGAGTAGCTATGGTCGGGCAAAGCCGTCCACTGATGCCGTCGTCATTTTCTCCTGCAAGGCTGGAGGACGTGCTGCTCGTGCCGCCAATTTGGCCAAGACTCTGGGCTTTACCAa TGCCAAACCGTATCGTGGTTCGTGGACAGAATGGGCACAAAAGGAgggcaaataa
- the LOC117574340 gene encoding EH domain-containing protein 1 — MFSFLKRETRNQEVVENVIGELKKIYRSKLLPLEEHYQFHDFHSPKLEDPDFDAKPMILLVGQYSTGKTTFIRYLLERDFPGIRIGPEPTTDRFIAVMYDEKEGVIPGNALVVDPKKQFRPLSKYGNAFLNRFQCSSVASPVLNAISIVDTPGILSGEKQRIDRGYDFTGVLEWFAERVDRIILLFDAHKLDISDEFRRSIEALKGHDDKIRIILNKADMIDHQQLMRVYGALMWSLGKVLQTPEVARVYIGSFWDQPLRFDANRRLFEDEEQDLFRDLQSLPRNAALRKLNDLIKRARLAKVHAFIISELRKDMPSVFGKDSKKKDLIKNLDQIYTRIQREHSISPGDFPDARKMQELLQHQDFTKFHSMKPHLLDIVDNMLAKDIARLMEMIPQEEMTLVNEPIVKGGAFEGVIEDNVSPFGYMKGEGIDAGYGEHEWICNKDKPRTDAIFDGLGPVDGKISGSTAKQELIKSKLPNSVLSKIWKLSDIDCDGFLDADEFALALHLINVKLDGCELPTALPEHLVPPSKRFA; from the exons ATGTTCAGTTTTCTGAAGCGCGAGACTCGCAATCAAGAGGTGGTTGAAAATGTCATCGGTGAGCTGAAAAAGATCTATCGCAGCAAACTGTTGCCCCTTGAGGAGCATTATCAGTTCCATGACTTCCATTCGCCAAAACTGGAAGATCCCGATTTCGATGCCAAGCCTATGATACTGCTGGTCGGCCAGTATTCGACGGGTAAAACGACCTTCATTCGCTATCTATTGGAACGCGATTTCCCCGGCATTCGTATTGGACCCGAGCCGACAACAGATCGTTTCATTGCCGTAATGTACGATGAGAAGGAGGGCGTTATACCAGGCAATGCGCTTGTAGTTGATCCGAAGAAACAGTTCCGCCCCCTCTCCAAGTACGGCAATGCGTTTCTCAATCGCTTCCAATGCTCCAGCGTTGCGTCCCCAGTGTTGAATGCCATCTCCATTGTGGACACACCCGGCATTCTGTCCGGCGAGAAGCAGCGCATCGACCGTGGTTACGATTTCACCGGAGTGCTGGAATGGTTTGCGGAGCGTGTGGATCGCATTATCCTACTCTTCGATGCCCACAAACTGGACATATCCGATGAGTTCCGACGCTCTATTGAGGCACTCAAGGGACACGACGATAAGATCCGCATTATATTGAACAAGGCGGACATGATTGATCATCAGCAGTTGATGCGTGTCTATGGCGCACTTATGTGGTCCTTGGGCAAGGTGCTGCAGACGCCGGAGGTGGCACGAGTCTACATTGGCAGCTTTTGGGATCAGCCTTTGCGTTTCGATGCCAATCGTCGTCTGTTCGAGGATGAGGAACAGGATCTGTTCCGTGATCTGCAGTCGTTGCCCCGCAATGCTGCGCTGCGTAAGCTCAACGATCTGATCAAGCGTGCGAGGTTGGCTAAGGTCCATGCTTTTATTATCTCGGAACTGCGCAAGGATATGCCATCGGTGTTTGGCAAGGATAGCAAAAAGAAGGATCTGATCAAGAATCTGGATCAGATCTACACGCGCATTCAGCGTGAGCACTCCATATCGCCAGGAGATTTCCCCGACGCGAGGAAGATGCaggagctgctgcagcatcaGGACTTTACCAAGTTCCATTCGATGAAGCCACATCTGCTGGACATCGTGGACAATATGCTGGCCAAGGACATTGCGAGACTGATGGAAATGATACCGCAGGAGGAAATGACACTCGTCAACGAGCCCATCGTCAAGG GAGGTGCTTTCGAGGGCGTCATCGAAGACAATGTCTCACCATTCGGCTACATGAAGGGCGAGGGCATCGACGCTGGTTACGGGGAACACGAATGGATATGCAACAAGGACAAGCCACGCACAGATGCCATCTTCGACGGGCTGGGACCGGTCGATGGCAAAATCTCCGGCTCAA CTGCCAAGCAAGAGCTCATCAAATCCAAACTGCCCAACTCTGTGCTTAGCAAAATCTGGAAGCTGTCTGACATTGACTGTGATGGTTTCCTGGACGCCGATGAATTTGCGCTGGCGTTGCACTTAATCAATGTCAAGCTGGATGGCTGTGAGCTGCCCACTGCGCTGCCGGAGCACTTAGTACCACCGTCAAAGCGTTTCGCTTAA